The genomic region GTCGCCGATCGTCTATTACTACACGGCGCTTCCCATCGCCGTGCTCGGCCTGCTCCTGTGCTGGCGCATCGTGCGCTCGCCGTTCGGCCGTGTGTTGCTCGCGATCCGCGAGAACGAGGTGCGCACGGAGATGCTGGGCTACCCGGTGACGCGGTACAAGCTGCTCGCCGCGGTGCTCTCGTGCGCCATCTCGGGGTTCGCCGGCGGGCTGTGGGTGATCAACCACGGCTTCGTCGCGCTCGACGCGGTACACTGGAGCACGTCGGGCCTCGTCCTCACGATGGTGCTGCTCGGCGGCATCGGGACGCGCTTGGGTCCGCTCGCGGGCGCGGCGCTCGTGCTGTACCTGCGCGACTTCCTCTCGACCTGGACCGACGCGTGGGGCGTCGTGACGGGCGTCATCTTCATCGCGGTGATTCTGATCTTCCGCCGCGGCATCGTCGGCACGCTCGAACCGCTGATCGTCCGCGGCCCCCGCGCCGATCGTGCGCCGGCCGCGGAACCCGGGTTGTCGCCGCAGGGCGGCCCGGGATAAGACAGGATGGGTTGGACCGAAGGGAGGCGCTAACGTGGCGACCAGGATGTCCACCGACCAGGAACAGGCGCTCGGCAACGCCGTTTCCGCGTCCAAACTGATGCAGTTCACACGCGGCGTGGCGAAATGGGTGCGGCTCTCCGGCAGCGAGGACGAGGCCAAGGCCTTCGATTATGTCCAGGAGACGCTGAGGGGCTTCGGCCTCGAGGTGCAGCGGCACGCCCACGACGCGCTCGTCTCCTGGCCGGGACCCGCGTCGCTCGAGATTCTCGGCCCGGACGGGGCGGCGGCCGGGCGGGTCGAGTGCATCACGCACTCCTTCGCGGCCTCGACGCCGCCCGAGGGTCTCGAGGGCGAGATCGTCGACGCGGGCCCGGGAGCCACCCCGTCCGCCCGCGGGAAGATCGCGCTCATCGACGGCCTCGCCATGCCGGTGAAGGCGCGCGCCGCCGAGGACGCCGGGACCGTCGCGGCCATCTTCATCAACCCCGCGCACCTGCACGAGATGATCATCTCGAGCGTCTGGGGCGCCCCCACGCCCGAGACCCTCGGCGCCCTGCCGAAGCTCGTCGCCGTCTCCGTCAAGGAGTCCGACGGCGCGGTCCTGCGCGCCCGCGCGCGCGAGGGCGGGCTCCGCGTCCGCATCCGCGCGGAGGTGGACACGCGGTGGCGCAAGACGCCGCTGCTGACCGCGGACCTGCCGGGCCGCGAGGACCGCTTCGTCCTGTTCAGCGGGCACATCGACTCGTGGCACTACGGCGCGATGGACAACGGCAGCGCCAACGCGGTGATGATCGAGATGGCGCGCCTCCTCAGCAAGCGCCGCCGGCGCCTCCGGCGCGGGATCCGGTTCGCGTTTTGGTCCGGTCACTCGCACGGTCGCTACTCCGGCTCGACCTGGTACGCCGACACGCACTGGAACGAGCTCCACCGCCGCGCGGTCCTTCACCTCAACATCGACTCCCCCGGCGCGAAGGGCGCGACCGTCCTGAACGAAGGGCTGACGATGGCGGAGACCTGGTCGCTCGCGGCCGACTGCGTGCGCCTGGTCGCCGACCAAGAGCTCGAGCGGCGCCGCGTCACGAGGATGGGCGACCAGTCGTTCTGGGGGATCGGCCTGCCGTCGCTCTTCGTCGGCGTCTCCGAGCAGCCCGCCGGCGACTCCGCCGCGGGCGCCGCGATCGCGGCGCTGAGCGGCGGACACGTCTCAGGCGGACTCGGCTGGTGGTGGCACACGACGGAAGACACGATGGACAAGATCGACCGGGACAACCTTGCGCGCGACGCGCGGATCTACGCGAGGATCCTGTGGCGGTGGTGCACGGCGCCGGTCCTGCCGCTCGACTACCGCGCGACGGCCGCGGAGTTCAGGGAGACGCTGCGGGATATCCAGCGCGCCGCCGGCGGCGCCTTCGATCTCGGACCGGCCCTCGCGGCGGCCGACCGGTTCGCGGCCGCCGCGGAAGCGCTGCACACCAGGGCGGCGCCGCTCGCAGACGCGCTCGGACACGCTCGCGGCGCCCGCAGGCAGCGCGACGCGGCCGACGCAATCAACGCCGCCCTGATGCGCGCCGGGCGGGCGTTGATCCCGGTGGGCTACACGACAACCGGCCCGTTCGACCACGACCGGGCGCTCCCGGTCGCGCCGATTCCGTCGCTGCAGCCCGCGGCCCGGCTGGGACAATTGCCGCAGGACGGCATGGAACGCCACGCCCTCGAGACCCGGCTCGTCCGCGACCGGAACAAGGTAACGCACGCGCTGGAAACCGCGGCCGAGGCGTTCGAAGAAGCCGCGGGCCGGACAGGCTAGCGCGGCGGCGAATTCCACGCGGGCCCCCGCGGGTTACGCGCGGAGCCGATCTCCGGGAACGTCCCGGGGCCGCGGCGTCAGGACAAGGTGTCGACGTCGTGCGGCATGCTCTCGCGCACGCCGGCGTCGGTCATGCGGATGAACTTGGCGTTGGCGCGCAGCTCCGCAAGCGTCGTGGCGCCGCAGTAGCTCATCCCTGACCGCAGGCCGCCGACGAGCTGCGCCAGCACGCCGGCCACCCTGCCGCGGTACGGGACGAGCGCCTCCACGCCCTCCGGCACGATCTCGGAGAGCAGGTCGTCCTCCTGCGGCATATCCCGCCGCTCCGCGGACGCCCACAGACTCGCCATGCCCCGGTACAGCTTGAACTGCCGGCCGTTGCGGCTGACGCTCGCGCCCGGGCTCTCCTCGGTGCCGGCGAGCAGGTTGCCGAGCATGACGGTCGCGGCGCCGCCGGCGAGGGCCTTCACGAGGTCGCCCGATCCGCGGATCCCCCCGTCGCCGATCACGGGCACGCCGGAGCCGGCCGCGGCCCGCGCGCACTCGAGGATCGCGGTGAGCTGCGGCACGCCCGAGCCCGTGACGATCCGCGTCGTGCAGGTCGAGCCGGGCCCGACGCCGACCTTCACGCCATCCACGCCGCGCGCGATCAGGTCGCGCGTGCCCTCCGCGGTGGCGACGTTGCCGGCGATCAGCGGCACTTTGCCGCAGCGCCCGCGCACCGCGTCGATCGTCGCGAACGAGAGGTCCGAGTGCCCGTGGGCGATGTCGATCACCAGCACGTCCACTTCCGCGGCCACGAGCGCCTCGGCGCGCTCGAGGTAGTCGCCGCGCACGCCGATCGCCGCCCCGACCTGGAGGCGTCCCCGCGCGTCCTTCGTCGCCTGCGGGTGGCGCTGGCGGCTCTGGATGTCGCGGCTCGTGATCAGGCCGACGAGCCGGCCGCCTTGATCGACGAGCGGCAGCTTCTCGATCCGGTGGCGGTGCAGGATCTGCTTCGCCTCTTCCACCGGCGTGCCGGCGGGTGCGGTGATCAGGCGCTCGCGCGGTGTCATCACCGTGGTGATCGGCCGATCCGCGGCTCCCGCCTCGAAGAGAACGTCCCGCGCGGTCACGATACCGAGCAGCCGCCGCTCCGGGTCGATCACAAGGATCCCGGCGGAGCCGTGCTCGTCCATGAAGGCCGCGGCTTGGCCCACGGTGCCGTCCGGCGGCAGCGTGTAGGGCGCGTCGATCACGACGCTCTCGGCGCGTTTCACCCGCCGCACCTCGGCAACGTGCTCTTCGATCGGCAGGAATCGGTGGATAATGCCGATGCCGCCTTCCCGCGCCATCGCGATCGCCATCGCGCCTTCCGTCACCGTATCCATGCTGGCGCTCACGATGGGGATGGCGAGATCGAGGCCGCGACAGAGCGGCGTGCGGGTACCGATCTGCCGGCGCGTGCTCACCGCGGAGCGACGCGGCACCAGCAGGACGTCGTCGAAGGTCAGGCCGATCTCGAACGGCTCGGTCATACGCCTCCTCGCAGGTCCGGGCAACGATCCGGGCCCTCGGTGCTATTATAGGAGGAAATGAGGGGCGGTTCGTTCATGTCATCGCGGTACCACGCCTATCCGCCGCCGCCCGGCGGACGGCGCAACGTG from bacterium harbors:
- a CDS encoding branched-chain amino acid ABC transporter permease, translated to MRAALGWAALAAVAVALPWIMYPVLATDIVTWGLFAAAFDILLGYTGLLSFGQAAYFGGGAYAAGLLAQRAGVPFPLNAFAAGIIAGAMAVPLMGLAIRRRGIYFAMITLAFAEMVFYVINEWRSLTGGENGVQGIPRVAPGGLSLASPIVYYYTALPIAVLGLLLCWRIVRSPFGRVLLAIRENEVRTEMLGYPVTRYKLLAAVLSCAISGFAGGLWVINHGFVALDAVHWSTSGLVLTMVLLGGIGTRLGPLAGAALVLYLRDFLSTWTDAWGVVTGVIFIAVILIFRRGIVGTLEPLIVRGPRADRAPAAEPGLSPQGGPG
- a CDS encoding M28 family peptidase, yielding MATRMSTDQEQALGNAVSASKLMQFTRGVAKWVRLSGSEDEAKAFDYVQETLRGFGLEVQRHAHDALVSWPGPASLEILGPDGAAAGRVECITHSFAASTPPEGLEGEIVDAGPGATPSARGKIALIDGLAMPVKARAAEDAGTVAAIFINPAHLHEMIISSVWGAPTPETLGALPKLVAVSVKESDGAVLRARAREGGLRVRIRAEVDTRWRKTPLLTADLPGREDRFVLFSGHIDSWHYGAMDNGSANAVMIEMARLLSKRRRRLRRGIRFAFWSGHSHGRYSGSTWYADTHWNELHRRAVLHLNIDSPGAKGATVLNEGLTMAETWSLAADCVRLVADQELERRRVTRMGDQSFWGIGLPSLFVGVSEQPAGDSAAGAAIAALSGGHVSGGLGWWWHTTEDTMDKIDRDNLARDARIYARILWRWCTAPVLPLDYRATAAEFRETLRDIQRAAGGAFDLGPALAAADRFAAAAEALHTRAAPLADALGHARGARRQRDAADAINAALMRAGRALIPVGYTTTGPFDHDRALPVAPIPSLQPAARLGQLPQDGMERHALETRLVRDRNKVTHALETAAEAFEEAAGRTG
- the guaB gene encoding IMP dehydrogenase, producing MTEPFEIGLTFDDVLLVPRRSAVSTRRQIGTRTPLCRGLDLAIPIVSASMDTVTEGAMAIAMAREGGIGIIHRFLPIEEHVAEVRRVKRAESVVIDAPYTLPPDGTVGQAAAFMDEHGSAGILVIDPERRLLGIVTARDVLFEAGAADRPITTVMTPRERLITAPAGTPVEEAKQILHRHRIEKLPLVDQGGRLVGLITSRDIQSRQRHPQATKDARGRLQVGAAIGVRGDYLERAEALVAAEVDVLVIDIAHGHSDLSFATIDAVRGRCGKVPLIAGNVATAEGTRDLIARGVDGVKVGVGPGSTCTTRIVTGSGVPQLTAILECARAAAGSGVPVIGDGGIRGSGDLVKALAGGAATVMLGNLLAGTEESPGASVSRNGRQFKLYRGMASLWASAERRDMPQEDDLLSEIVPEGVEALVPYRGRVAGVLAQLVGGLRSGMSYCGATTLAELRANAKFIRMTDAGVRESMPHDVDTLS